The Pyrus communis chromosome 14, drPyrComm1.1, whole genome shotgun sequence sequence GATGTCCATTGCCGAGACAGATACTAAAATGGAAACCAAAACTTTGCACAAAACGAAAGCGAGATACTAAAATTATTGTTCACTCAAGTGTTTTACCAAACAATAGGAttttttgtaactcaatcgaAATTCAGAAAATTCGTGTAATAAATGCTGAGATGATATGACAATTTGTGTCATCTCGCAACTGTGTGAACGTAAGTTGAATCTTTCTTTTTTGACTTCGACCAATTCTCTTTGATCCTGCAAGCTTGGATTGAGCGTTCGATCTGGACTCCTGCAGCTTCTTTATCCAGTTGAGAGCAATACTTATTGAATGTCTCTATAGTAACTTGCAGTCTGAAATCTATGGTAAACAAAAACTTGATTTCCAACCTATTCAACTCTGTTGTGCTCACTCCTCCCACTTTTGCATAGTATGCATTGTTGAAGAATCTGCAAAACCGCGTTCATCTTTAATGTCAGAAGGTTTCGCATAACAAAAACATCGTGTTCAGAAACAATACACATAAATCTGATTCTAAGATTTAATGCTTACGCGTCATCCATAAATTTCGCTGCTAGCATTACACTTGTTATCAGTAGCCGGTGAACATTGAAAGAAGTTAAATGCACTTGGGTGCACTGAAGATATCGGTCAAGGTAGATCTGTGCAACAACGAAGCACGATGGGCTACAACCAGAGTACTTACAGATGCGATCAATATATTGTCGAATGCTCAGAGGGGGTGCTCTTAAACCATGATATATGGTTATAACctgtttaatttttgttgtctCCAAGAGCATCTCGTTCCTTTGAACATATCTCTCGAGAATGGACGAGAGAGGTGACAGCACCCGCGGAATTTTCATCACGCCTTTGCCCGATGTCTTAAGCCCCAAGGAAAGGTAAACATCTGGGCTTACAATTTCATTGTCGAGTGCTAAAGTTGCCATATTCAAGCTGGAAAGTAAAACATCGATTAGCAAACACGAAGTTGCTACCCTCTTTCTTTACTTGTCAAAACTAGAAGGGGCAAATCAACCCATTGGTTATTAATGGTTACTCATTAAGATccatttaatttgatttcaCCTTATACCGTCGTCACCACGACCAATCTCACCTCTATATTACgatgatatcaaattaaatggGTCTTAACAAGTATGCATTAACAATTCAATGAGTTAATTTGTCACCTTTGGTCAAAACTAGCATGAAACTAGTTCTAAAATTATCAACTTGAGATAAATAAAATGTCCAAATATATGAAGCAGATACGAATTTATCATCAAATCTTCAAAAATTTGAATCCCATGAACAATTTTTTCGATAAACTATAAGAATTTGAAGTCATAGAATCAAAGTATCTACATATAAAAAATGAACAGACCCAGAAGAGGAAATCAAGAAACTGAGCACACCAAGAGCAACCCACAAATTATCTGATCAAGAAACATATAAAGGATAAACCTTTTCATCAAATTTTCATCAAATCCCAATCCAGAAGATGCAAGATCCAAATCCCAGTCACTAATTTAAACAATGCTGTTCATGCAGGACATATAAGGAtaatttatagagagagagagagagagagttttgcTTACATGAAAACAAGCAAAGGCAGAACAATATTAGCTCATGGAGTTTCTTCTGCCTTCTCTCTGGCGCCAAATCTCTTTTATGCAAATTATCTGCTGCAGTCAGGAGGAgatagagagatagagaggagagagaaagagcttTGCTTTGCTTTCTCAATGGAATCCCCAAGGCAAAGGCAATGCTACATCTACAACTACTCCCTCTcttcctcactctctctctcttcacatGGAATGGGAGGTCTGTCTGTCTATGTCTATCTCTCTCCAAATTAGCAAAAACAAGGTGTCGGTGTGCACTCAACACCAATTTTTATTAGGAATAAGCTGCAAATACAAAGACTTCTTATTATTCTTGCCTTCACGGTTGTTAAGCGGGACCCCCAAGACTatccctttccttttcttttccaccGCAAGGGAGGAGGAGAGCGACTGCAGTCAATTTATAATTTCTAGTTATTTAAATTTCAGTATTTATctttttgcaaatttaatttcatgtaattaaaaactaggccatgtaattaaaaattagttAGGCCATGTAATTAAAAGTTAGGAAAACTTAACTTTACGTTTTTACAGTTTACATCCTTCAAAACGTTAAAGGAAAGTGTTAATACAATCATTAGGTCCATTATCATTACGTAAGATGTGAGATGGAAAGATATCGAATAAATTATCATTATACATCATATTTTCTTGTCAGATAGAAACCAAAAAGTTATTGTATCGAACTCAATACATGCATGGACATTGTATAATTTTTTGGGTAAAGCtatagaaattaaatttgcaaaactaAATGTTGTGTCATTAATTtgaaataaacacattaattaacacttaaataataatccaattatcaacaactatatcatttaatttacaaaattttatttaaaaatttaatcttcttcaagaatCCTAATTTATTTCCTATCCTACATGATGAGGATTCATGTGACTAAAGAGTATCTTTCActaataaaaatatgaatagtccaaattcataaatataattttatttcccCAGACAATGCCACAAGACAGGACATGACGCCTTTTAGTGGGTCACTTGTAATGATAATGATTGGCAACCAATAatatatacttaaaaaaaagaagaagtgatGTTACATTACATGTATAAAGAAAAAccaatgaaaatgatttgaatattttgagttttaacaaaaatgacaaaaatatgttgtaagtgaatagtatcaagattgactttttagagtaaaaatgtggtttttcgttacaGTGAATATTATCCGAAATGTTTCGTTAAGACTCTCTATTTTTAAACCATTTTTTATAGATAACATCATGTTacgtttgatggttggattttctctttaaattattaaaaataattttaattatcaactgtcacatcatgatctacaaaaaatgataaaaatttatcTACCTaacattttcaaaaataaaaaatttcaaaaaaaatttgtgactGGGAGGAGAATTGGATTAATAAAGGTGTACTTGATTAATCCCCAATTGTTAATTAAGTTCAAATGCGTTTATGATTCATCATCCAAGTGGGGTGACTggttttcttcctcctttcgTTTTTACTGTTTGATTGGATTTTAAATAACTTATCACTTTGGAAATGTCTAGTCTTGCTGTTATACTCAAGAGTTTCTCCTCATTTCGAACGTTTTGAGTGAAACAATTACAAATCAGTATATTCTTAATGATATTCTAAACTTTCACTGTAAGTAGACATCTAACATTCTACCGTTCATGTGATGAATACGACACTCTTGATATTACTCAAATCTTTCTTGCAACAACATACTACACCTGACATTTTACAAGTCATGTGATGAGTGGAACTAGCTGACATTGACATTCCACATTGGCATAGGGCTGAGGGTACAAGTGAACGTAAGGTTGAATGAGGCACTTTCGATATTACTCAAATTTTTGTAGTGTATAAATTGAGTACGACAAATGATGTGTATACATTGCTTATCACATCATTTTTGAATTGTATTATTAATAATATTCTAAACTTTTAGTATCAGTCAACATTTGACATTTTACCATTCACATGATAAATGAGACACTCTCAATATTTACTCAAATCTTTCTTGCAACAATATATGATATTTGACACTTTACAAGTCACGTGACAAGCGAAACTAGCTGGTATTGACATTGGCGTAGGGCTGAGGGGACAAGTGAACGTAAGACTGCATGTTTAttgtaagtttttgttttgttggcaTCCCCTCCTCATTAGTCCTCAATTCCAGGCCGAAATTACAGTCCGGTGGGTACAGCCAGCAGATGTCGAATCCGACCGCGTTAGAAATTTGGACTGCAAATAATGTCGGTGCAGAAATAAATCGAAAAATTGTCATGTCGTGAAAGTTTAGGAAACCGCATTTTTGTATTGTATTATTGGTGAATCATTGAATATAACAACTTACGTGTATACATTACTTACCGTAtcatataaaacaaaaagataatctTCTTAATCATTGACATGGATACACTGTTACCTAACCTTTCGTGCCAATGAAATAAATGCAATGTATAAATTTTGTCTGTATATCCTTGTTTCATTAACCTGAAATACCACGTGCCGTTGTTTATGTGTGTGCATGAAGATGTCCTTCAAGTTCAACCGTACATAATAAAATTTAAGGCCCAATCCAAATACCTAAACCCAATGCCAAATCCCAACTCAATGAATCACTTCCAATGAATATCTCAGCGTGTTTTTGATGAAAGTACTTAGCAGAAGTACTTTGTACAAAAGCAATTCCAAACAAATTCTAAGAATAATCCCACACTGAAAATCTAGAAAGATATACAAAATgtgttatatataaatattgtcTGTGAAAAAAATGTGCACAGATAATAACTGAGAATCTGGTAAATGGGGGCTTCTTCATCTTGTCCGAGCTCTCTTCACCAACTGTCAATACGGTGACATCATGGCCGGAACCCAGAAGCTCTTTTGCGAAGTAGAATCCGATCACCGCGTACCCGCCGCTGTTGGTGTTGACTATTAGGacctttttcttttcccctGCATTGGCCCGGATACTGAAGGAGCAATGATTGAAGCGCCTGGAAGTTGCAGGGTGTGTAAGGAAAGAGTGAGAGCTTGaaagggaggaggagagagTGGAGAagtgagaggaggaggaggagagagagaggcgggggagaggagagagagacggTGGAGAGAGGTTGGAGGGTGTGGAGGAGAAAAGCACTGAGGAGGAGGATGAAGCAAGAGTGCCCATTGATGACTACCAGTCTAGTTGCTGATCAATAATGCTATTTttccatgtttttataccacgtGCATATACCACCTTatgtggcatctgatgtggatagTCACatcatttaaataaatttaaattaaattaaaaaccatttaataaatcaataattaaaaaaaaaatgctgcAATTAAATGGTGATTGTAGCATACGAGAagtcttctccttcctttcccGTTCAATCCTGCTTCTTCTCCCATTTCTTCTTCCATGCCACTTGTTtcatgccattttttttcacccCAGTTTTTTTTCACGTTAGTGTGAACTACCACAATCTCAACTAATTCTCATATGACAAAGATTCATTGACGTCGACGATCACAATTGGATGTCAGTGCAATTTTCACCAATTCGCtgcaaattttcaagctttatAACAACGGCACAGCTCAGAAAGATGTGGCCCAAGAAATCAGCGAACCGAAAGGGGCTTTCTACCATTACAATTACTGCAACAAGGATATTTCTGGGAAAATTCGGATAAAGTGCGTGGTGTGTCCGGATTTTGACCTTTGCATTGAGTGCTTCTCTATTGGAGCTGAGCTTTCACCTCACAAATGCAATCACCCTTACAGGGTTGTGGTCAGTTCCCCTTTACATTTTCAAAGTTGTTTTATTTCTGATATCTTAGACTAGTTGAAATTGCTtgaagaaattttgaatttttaagctTTGAATATAGCTAGAGCGGAATTTAGAATCCGGAATTGGAAAAAAAGGTGAGACTGGGATGACCTTAGAGTAAAATGCATTAAAAGGGAAAAGATTGAATCGATTTTCTGACCCGAATTGAGGCTCTATATACTGCCTGCAAATAAGAATGTTTTCCTTAGAATGCAAGCAATAGCCCATTTAGATTCACCTGAAATATGTATGTAAAACAGCTATGAGtaattgttttatttgtgtATATAGTAATTTTTCGAGCTTGTTATTTCATTTGTTATATTGTTGTGATCGACATTATACATCACTTCGTGTTAGGGATAAAAGATTTTTTGTTGTGGGGGTTTGTTTTTTCAGCCATTGTAGTGCATACACTAGAATTAAGAGATTTGCACATATGACTAGTGTATTTACATTGATAATGTGGTGTAATATATAAACTTGTAtaattatgttttatgttttaggAACAGGGAGTTCTTCTAATGAATTTACTGAAGAAGATGTAGTTTAAGTGAGTTCTTGTGGTTCTTATGGTATAATGCTCTATCTGTAGTTCTTATGgttattttttctctttctttagggtcaacaatatcCATATTGGAATGGAGGTTATAGTACTTCAAGAGGAAACGATGACCAAGAGCTCAACTAAGCAGTGGAAGCAAAAATGAAAGCAATTTCTTTATGCAGTTTGAGTTTTTGTGGATTTGGATCCTATTTCTTCTAAACATAGATTTCAATGCatttcaaatattttgtaaCAGCAGCCAGTATGCAGACGTGTTACTCTTCTAATTCTTGTTATACTGAAAGTGGAGTTTAATCAAATTCTTATCCGCACTCTAGTCACCATCAATGTCATATGTTCCTAGCGCTACATAACTGACAAACTAAAATGGTTTTGTTGCTGCCGTTGAGTTCGTGTTACTATTTTTATGATATATAAACACAAGCAGAGGTATATATGatatcatacatatatatgcatatttcgGTGCCTGGCTGGAGCTTCAGAAGAAGTATAACATTGCCAATTTTTGAAGGGGCTAAGAACTATATACATGACTCATAACTTCTTGGACAATTTCATTGATTTGTTTTTCATATAGAATCGTATTTCAAAAAAGGGTCGTGTGTTTGCTCACTTGCACCTATTTTCAACAATGAAAATGATGATGGTGTTGGTATTGGAAAGCCTGACCTAGCTAAGGCTCAAGATATTGAAATCGGCGATTACCAAAGGTAAAATATTATAATCTCCATACCAAAAAACTTAGTTGATCAACTTGATCTTAATATATATTCTGACTTGAACTGTAAAAAATTACCTACCTCGGTGAGAATTTTGATATGATTCGAATCATAAAATTGTTAAGTTCTGGCAGATGAGAAAGTCAAAGAGGACTGGGCCGATCCATATCTTCTACACTTTGTAGTGAAGTTGTAGTCTTCAAACAAAGACTCATCACGCAACTAGTTAAAGTTTTCTCACTAGGTCCTCATCTAAATGTGATGTCTCTCTTTTTATCAGGTGCACAATCCATATAGTAATGCTGACGGATATGATGAACTTGACATGGTCTCATAAACTGGCTAGTTGTTGAAAAGCCAACTTGCAACTTACACAGATAGAAGTCAAACTCCCCGTTTTTCCGGTTCTGGAAAGGAACTGTACTCGGGAATGAGAGCAGTTGTCTTCTTATTTTGCAAACAATGTTACAAAGCACaaatacttaaattaaacattgatcCATCAATCAATACTACATAAATAAACAATGTTACGAAGCACAAATACTTATTCGGCAACATTGAAACTGGGAAACATGACAAAGTTGATTGCATATATGTACTTGAAACTAGTGTACCTAAACGGATGACATATGGTCATTGAAAAGTGACACCAGAAATCAACATATATGTGAAATTCTCCTTCGGTGCTGAACTTGTCATCAAtcaccacatttttttttccacctcAATGAGAGAAAGCCGAGCATCTTCCCAATCTCTTTGCCGTTGCTTCCTTATGAACTCATTCGCCTTGGCCATCTCATCAGTTATGAACTTGGCAATGATTGAAACCAAGTTTGATTCTTTATCTTCCTATGAGAAAACAAAACCAAGATCTATAAACCCTTTTAGCTCTTCAAACTGAAGGTGTCAAACTCTTGCTCtcactcttcttctttcttttcctcctcCTTTCTACTTTCTTTTGTGGTTCTTCTTCTGAATATATCTGTTTCGGGTTTCCGATTTCCTTGGCTTCTTTTCTGGAAAGAATTGTGGAGAGCTTCGATTTGTGGAGGACAGAGTTCGGCGAGAGAGTGCTCGTACTGGAGCTCAACTCGTCGCTCATGGACCTGGTGCAGTAATTGCACTGGTAGAAAAGCCCATTTCGGTTCACTGATTTCTTGGGCCACAGCTTTCTGGGCTGTGCTGTTATTCTCTGCCACCTCCGCCCCCGAAGCCAGTGTCTTTCTTTTGCCCCTACTGCAGATTATCCAACAAATAAACAACTTTCTGTTAGACATAATTGGGAAATTTGGATTGCTTAATTATCTGataaagcttgaaaatttgcaGCGAATTGGTGAAAATTGCACTAACATTTGATTGTGATTGTTAGATGAATCTTTGCTGTATGAGAATTAGTTGAGATTGTGGTAGTTCACACTAACGTGAAAAAAATTGGGGTGAAAAAAAATGGCGTGAAAGAAGTGGCGTGGAAGAAGAAACGGGAGAAGAATCAATATTGGATGGGGAATGAAGGAGAAGACTCTTCGTATGCCACATTCACCATTTAATTCcagcatttttttaattattggtttattaaatggtttttagtttaatttaaattctgattaagttaaatgatgtg is a genomic window containing:
- the LOC137716534 gene encoding cyclin-P3-1-like, whose protein sequence is MATLALDNEIVSPDVYLSLGLKTSGKGVMKIPRVLSPLSSILERYVQRNEMLLETTKIKQVITIYHGLRAPPLSIRQYIDRICKYSGCSPSCFVVAQIYLDRYLQCTQVHLTSFNVHRLLITSVMLAAKFMDDAFFNNAYYAKVGGVSTTELNRLEIKFLFTIDFRLQVTIETFNKYCSQLDKEAAGVQIERSIQACRIKENWSKSKKKDSTYVHTVAR